The candidate division WOR-3 bacterium sequence AGTGCGAGGCCTACTACAAGGACTACGCCGACCTGCTTGAGGTTCGCTACGGCAGTTTCTTTACTCGGCCTGAATCGCTGCTTTCCGCGGACGGCTACTCCTGGGGCCTGGACCTGTCCCTGCGCCGGACCGAAGGACGAATCAACGGCTGGGTCAACTACTCGTTTATGTGGACCCGGCGCAGCATCGGCAAGGAAGTCTATCATCCCCATTACGACCGCCGGCACAGTGCGAACGTGGTAGTCAACCTGCCGGCATTCGTCTGGGGCGCAGACCTTTCAGCCCGCTGGACCTTGGGCACCGGGTTGCCCTATGCCGGCGCACTGGGCTATTATCCCCAGTACGTCTATATTCCACAGGAACACCGCACGCGGCGAGAATGGAAGTACATCGAAGGCACGCGCGATGCGTTTCGCTACCCTGTGTATCACCGGCTCGATGCAAGTTTGACCAGAACCTGGCACAAACACTGGGGTGAGATATCGCTGTTCTTTGACGTCGCCAATCTGTACAACGCCGCAAATGTCCTCATCTACTACTGGGATTACGAAGCCGAAGGCCAGCCGCCGAAGAGAAAACAGGTCGAGATGCTGCCCATCTTGCCAACGCTGGGCGTGAAAGCGAGGTTCTGAGTTATGCGCTGCGCCGGAATCCGAAAGGAAGCAGGTCAAGCCATTGGCAACTGGGGCCTGGTCAGTGCCCTACTGCTCCTTGTGTGCTCCTGTGACCGGCCGTTGTCCGAGCAGTTCGTACCAAGACTTGCCGTACACGGCCTGCTTGTTGCCGGCCCGCCGGCCCGGCCCGGGGTCTATGTAAACCGCACCTACGCAATCACCGAGCCCTTTGAACGGGATTTCTCCGGCGCCGAGGTGCTCATCTGGCGCGCTCAGGACACCTGGCGTTTGGATGAACGCGACACGAGCTACTATTACTCAACGGCAGAACTTGAAGCCAGGCCGTTTGATGAGTTCAGACTCCGGGTGACAAAACCTGGGCTGGACACGCTATACTCGCGTACCGTGGTGCCAGACCGGTTCTCGATATTGTACCCGACCCACGGCGACACCGTAGGAGTCGGCGATTCGCTGGTCTGGACCAGAAGCCGGTTCTGCAAGGGTTACTACATGGTACTCAAAGAAGAGACGCGCGAAGATACACTCTACGCCGCAATTCCGATTCCAAACGAATCACTGCCTGGAATGCCGTACGACACCGCGGTTGCTCGCATCCCAATGTTCTTCCTGAACCGGGAAAACGCAGGCCCCTTCACCCTGCATCTTTTGGCCTGCGATACCAATTACTATGACTGGATCGAGGCTCTGGCAAGGAACCGGCCAGGCAGCGACTCGGCCCATGTAACGGGCGGTGTCGGTGTATTCGGCTCCGTGGTCCAATGCTCGGTCCGGGTCTTTGTCCGCCGCGATACGAGCGCGATACAGCCTACCGGTTGCGCCCTGCTGGATCGGCAGTAGAGCTCAGCCCACCCGGACGGGACGTGAGTCGGAGGTGCGTATCGATCTTACCCAGAACCATGGTCAAGCCCAACGAACGGAACCGGCAGTCCGTGCCGGCAGGTAGTGATGCTTTTGGGAACGGCGTCCGGACAAGCCGGTCCGCGCTGTCCCATACGTTGACCGTTTTCCCTGACGCGAGAGAGCTACAATATGCGCATCGGCAATCCGAAACAGAGCCGCGACCACAAATTGCATGCCAGTGTCGGGTTTGCTTGACACTTTGGGGTGGACTTCTATGATTACCTGGCATGCCGAGCGTTAGACGCACGAAATCCATGCTGGCCAGTTCTGAACGCAGAATTCAGAACTCGGCATTCTTTTGCAATGCACGGTTGTGGCCGATTGTCTTGCTCGTCGGTATTGCAGTACTAATACTTTCCTGTTCGGACGCGCCCCTGATAACACGGCAGGGCAATCGGGTCGCACTGGTCGAGCTCTTCACCCAGAGCGGTTGAGCGTATTGCGGGCTCGCGGAGCGGGCCCTGGACAGTTTGGAACTGAAATACGGTGATTCACTGGCGGTTGTTTACTATTTTCAGAACCGGGCGCTGGAGATTCCAGCTGGCGCAGGTCGGGGCCGCTGGTACTACGGGTATCAGCAGTGGCCGTGGGCGATATTCGGTGGACGGTCAGGAGCGCAGGTGACCGACCCTGATTCATTCTACTCGTCGTATGATGCGCAGATTACTCGTTGCCGGGCAGATTCGACACCGATAGAGATGTGGCTGGATTCGACCGGTACGGTCGTCGCACCGCCAAACGTACGGGTGCGGGTAGTGGTGAATCCAACCGATTCGGTAGTAAACAGTATGCGGAATCTTGCGCTCGTTGCCGTGGTATATGAAGACAGTGTGCCCTACGAGCAGTTACCAGGCGACACCGTCCACGTCCGGTTTGTGGCACGCGCGGTGGTTGGTGATACGTGGGGAATACCGCTCAGCCTACGGCTCGGACAGGAGTTCGATACGACCCTTGCGGTGACGCTCGGACAATGGCGGACCGGGTATCTTGGCGTCGCCGCATTCGTGCAGGACACCGCAAACAAGGAAGTGTTGCAGGCGGTGGTCAGACGCAGGATAGCGAACAGTGAAACGGTGAAGGGGCAAGAAGCAGGACCGTCAGGAGGTGTTCAATGAGAAACTTGAAGACCGGAGCGCTTATTATGGCCGTGACTGCGCTCGTTTTTCTGGCTGCGGGGCCGACGGAGAAGGAAAAGGAATACGAGGAAGCCCCAAGTTTCACGCTCAAAGACGTAACCGGCAAAGCGGTGACACTTGAAAGCCTGCTCGTGAAGGGACCGGTGTATATGGAGTGCTGGGACTTGCCGTGCGTGAACTGTATTGCCGAGCTCGACGCGCTGGTGCCCGTTTACGACTCACTCAAAGACCGGGGTCTTCAGATAGTTGCGCTGTCGGTGGACAAACCGGCCGACGAGGCCCGAGTCAAGGCGTTTGTGAAGACAAAGAAGTGGCCCTATATCTGTCTTTTGGACCAGCAGCAGGAGGTAAAGTCGGCGTACGGCATCATCATCAAACCGACCGCTTATCTCATCAATACCGAAGGTAAGATTGTCTATACCCACATTGGGTATAAGAAGGGCGACGAGAAGCGCATCAAAGAAGAGTTCCTTAAATGGCTGCCCGAGAAGCCGGTTGAGAAGGATACGTCAGGTGCCAAGAAGAAGGACGACTAGAAACATCGGGAGCCAGGAGCCAGAAGCCAAAAATCAGAAGTCAAGACCGGTGCTGCTGCTCTGTGTGCTGTGCGCCGTATTATGCGTTCTGAGCTCGCGTGCCGCGGAGTTCACCATCCAGGGCGTGAACCGGGCCGAGTTCTGGGCGTTTCAAGAGAACTGGGCGACCCAGATCGAGGACAAACTTGACCTTGTCCTGCGTTACGGGGACTTGCGCGGCCAGCTTGGCCTTTTCCTGTATGATCCGTCAAGGCCCTGGGATGCAGTGCGCAAGCCACTACGGCTTGCAGACTTCACCGCGGCCTATAGTCCGAGACAGCTTGAGATTCTCTACGGCAAATTTTTTCAGACCTTTGGTAAGGGGCTGACTCTGCGGGCGTACAATGACGAGGAGTTCAGGCACTACAAGAGTCTGCACGGCTTGCGCGGTAGCTTCCAGTTGCCGGTTTCGACCGAACTAGTGGCGTTCGGTGCCAGGCTGCGGGACGTGTTCTTTCAAGAAAACGCTTACAAGATAATGAACGCTGCCGATACATCTGACCAGGTGCTCGGTGCAGATTTGTCGTCCCAGCCGATCGTCTGGCAGGGTTCGGACTGGACCAGGGGCAATTTCGGATTCGGTGGCCGGTACGTACGGATAAACCGCAGCGCCGACCCGACGGCCAAGGCATTCACTGAACTTTTCGGCGGCAACACCTCGACCGCGGTCGGCCCGGTCGAGCTGTACGGCGAAGCGTGCTGGCGACTCGGCACGAGACCTGGTATCGGCGGGAGAGATCGGGGTTTTGGCTACTACGGCAGTGCTACTCTATTGCTTGCCGGGTACTCCATCATCGGACAGATAATGGACTACGACAAGCTCGGGTTTCCGACCGGAGTGTATCACTACAACGACCCGCCGACACCGATACTATCCGGCGTGGCGCTGGACCGGGGCATTGACGAGCGGGGGTTTGGTCTGACCGTAAACGGTTCGCCGTTGACCCAGCTTTACTTCGAAGGCAACTACGGCCGGCTGTTCCGGCACGACGATTCAAGCGCCGGAGTGCTGGAATGGCAGGGCAAGGCGCGCTATTCGTTCGGGTCTGACTGGACGTTTGAGGGATCGTTCGATCACATGCTGCAGAAGAACGTGGAGCTTGGTACCTATGAACGTACTGTGGACAAGCCGGTCGCACACGTGAACTACCTCTGGGGTCAGCACACGTTCGGGCTGGAGGCCGAGTACGCATTCGTGCGCGAGCGGCCGAGCGACACGACTCAAGCAGCCGGACCCTACCCGTGGAAGTACCACGAGAGCGCAATTGCACTCAGCTACGGGCATAGCGAGGCCCTGCAGTTCACGCTTGGCTGGCAACGGGTGGACAAGAAGCTGGCCAAGCGGTACAACGACGAGACATCGTGGCCAATACTCGAGGCAGTCTGGAATGTGACTCAGCGTAACATGCTTCGAATCCGACTCGGCGCGGAGCGGGGAGGATATACCTGTTCGGGCGGAGTGTGCCGGTTTGAGGCGCCGTTCCGAGGACTGAAAGTACAGTTCATCTCCAGATTCTGATCGAATGAACTGCCCAAAGATGTCAAGCAGTCCAACTACGGACAAACGTGGATAAGACTAGGGAAACCATGAGAGCATGCAGGGGCAAGGCTGACGTAAACCGTCGAATCGGGTTTATCGTATTGGCACTTGCCGGAGTCGCTGCGGTTATAGCTGGCATCAAGCTCGGGGATCCCGAAACAATTCACCGGTTTGCGGCTCAGATATGACTATCCTGCATGGGGCTCGTGTAGCCCTGATGCGGAAGTGACAGATGCGGAAACGTAGGATCGCGCCGTTCCGGATAGCCCAGATAGTATCCACTGTTCTTTTGAACGCCTACATTCTGGCTTATCTCCAGAACAAGATATTATACCAAGGATTCTTCAAGCACATACCAGAGCCAGTTCTGAACTGCTACGGCGGGCCCCTGGCCGTATTCGCCTGCCCCTTGGGTTCGATGCAGCAGATGATCGGAATGAAGACGGTGCCGTGGCTGGTTATCGGAGTATTTGTTGTCATCGGCGCCTTCGTGGGCCGGGCCGCGTGCGCCTGGATGTGTCCGTTCGGGTTGTGGCAGGACCTACTGTACAAGGTCAAGGCCGGGTCCCGGGCTGGCGCAAAACGTTGGGTTGCGGTCGGAGTCATAGGCGGCATCGGCATTCTCGGTATCGCCCTGCTCGTGACATTCCTCCACGTTGTCTGGTGGCGGCCTTTGGTGTATGGGTGGGTGCCCTTCATGGCGCTGGTGCTTTTCGTGATGCTTCGGGGCAAGCTTGATATCCCGCAATACCTGCACGTCGGCGGCTTTGTCGCCGGCGTTGGGCTTGGTGCGTTCGTCTGGCTTAAGTACGGTGCTGGGTTCGGCGTGGTCGCCGGCGTGGCCGGAATGGTTGCTATCGGACTACTGGGCCGCTGGTACGGAGCAATAGTTGCGGCCCTGGCCGGGTTCCTTCTGGCCCGGTTCGGGCCCGATTTTGCTGTCGGCCCACTTTCGGGTGCGACGCTGGGCATCGTACTTGCTGCGGTCAGTGCCGGGCTCGTTTTAGTTCTCGACGTTTTCGCCGGACTGCGGCTGCCGTCAACGTTTCTCAAGTACGGCTTTTTTGTACTCGTGGCCGGGGTGGCTTCGTATTTGACAGTTGAGCCATGGTTCTGCAAGCTGTGCCCCCAGGGTACGCTTGGCGCCGGCATACCGCTTGTCCTCTGGGACCCAGTAAACGCCCTGCGCGGACTTGTCGGCTGGCTGTATTGGGTCAAGGTCGGAATCCTGCTTCTGGTCGTGGCTGCGGCCATCGCCATCAAGCGACCGTTCTGCCGGCTGGTCTGTCCGATTGGCGCAATCTACGGCGTGTTCAACAAAGTTAGCCTGCTGCGTCTGCGCCTGGAATCGGCGAAATGCACCCGTTGCGGGCTGTGCCGCAAGGTGTGCCCGATGAATATCGAGCCGCTTGACGAGCAGAATCAGCTTGAGTGCATCCGGTGTTTCGAATGCGTCTGGCGCTGTCCAAAGAGCGGTTTACGCATCACCGTCTAGAGGCTACACT is a genomic window containing:
- a CDS encoding DUF4249 family protein, with product MRCAGIRKEAGQAIGNWGLVSALLLLVCSCDRPLSEQFVPRLAVHGLLVAGPPARPGVYVNRTYAITEPFERDFSGAEVLIWRAQDTWRLDERDTSYYYSTAELEARPFDEFRLRVTKPGLDTLYSRTVVPDRFSILYPTHGDTVGVGDSLVWTRSRFCKGYYMVLKEETREDTLYAAIPIPNESLPGMPYDTAVARIPMFFLNRENAGPFTLHLLACDTNYYDWIEALARNRPGSDSAHVTGGVGVFGSVVQCSVRVFVRRDTSAIQPTGCALLDRQ
- a CDS encoding TlpA disulfide reductase family protein, whose translation is MRNLKTGALIMAVTALVFLAAGPTEKEKEYEEAPSFTLKDVTGKAVTLESLLVKGPVYMECWDLPCVNCIAELDALVPVYDSLKDRGLQIVALSVDKPADEARVKAFVKTKKWPYICLLDQQQEVKSAYGIIIKPTAYLINTEGKIVYTHIGYKKGDEKRIKEEFLKWLPEKPVEKDTSGAKKKDD
- a CDS encoding DUF6029 family protein, whose translation is MPRRRTTRNIGSQEPEAKNQKSRPVLLLCVLCAVLCVLSSRAAEFTIQGVNRAEFWAFQENWATQIEDKLDLVLRYGDLRGQLGLFLYDPSRPWDAVRKPLRLADFTAAYSPRQLEILYGKFFQTFGKGLTLRAYNDEEFRHYKSLHGLRGSFQLPVSTELVAFGARLRDVFFQENAYKIMNAADTSDQVLGADLSSQPIVWQGSDWTRGNFGFGGRYVRINRSADPTAKAFTELFGGNTSTAVGPVELYGEACWRLGTRPGIGGRDRGFGYYGSATLLLAGYSIIGQIMDYDKLGFPTGVYHYNDPPTPILSGVALDRGIDERGFGLTVNGSPLTQLYFEGNYGRLFRHDDSSAGVLEWQGKARYSFGSDWTFEGSFDHMLQKNVELGTYERTVDKPVAHVNYLWGQHTFGLEAEYAFVRERPSDTTQAAGPYPWKYHESAIALSYGHSEALQFTLGWQRVDKKLAKRYNDETSWPILEAVWNVTQRNMLRIRLGAERGGYTCSGGVCRFEAPFRGLKVQFISRF
- a CDS encoding 4Fe-4S binding protein, which translates into the protein MRKRRIAPFRIAQIVSTVLLNAYILAYLQNKILYQGFFKHIPEPVLNCYGGPLAVFACPLGSMQQMIGMKTVPWLVIGVFVVIGAFVGRAACAWMCPFGLWQDLLYKVKAGSRAGAKRWVAVGVIGGIGILGIALLVTFLHVVWWRPLVYGWVPFMALVLFVMLRGKLDIPQYLHVGGFVAGVGLGAFVWLKYGAGFGVVAGVAGMVAIGLLGRWYGAIVAALAGFLLARFGPDFAVGPLSGATLGIVLAAVSAGLVLVLDVFAGLRLPSTFLKYGFFVLVAGVASYLTVEPWFCKLCPQGTLGAGIPLVLWDPVNALRGLVGWLYWVKVGILLLVVAAAIAIKRPFCRLVCPIGAIYGVFNKVSLLRLRLESAKCTRCGLCRKVCPMNIEPLDEQNQLECIRCFECVWRCPKSGLRITV